CCGATACGAATTTTTTCATAACAGaaaaaaattactgccagtcaaccttgacctggtcaaaattagtCAAGGTTGACTGGCAGTTCATTTTCTGCCGGGAATTCTAAATTCAACACCTGCATACATTCATCATCCACCCtcaacaacaatttcttcaatctattcatatcacattcattcaattgatatcagaTTTGTATTACAAAAGAACTGGACAGATATAAATTACAAAAGAACCGAAATTTCTCTAAGTACCAAACCTTTTGAAATTTCTCATAGTACcaaacttttttgttttttggtaaaGTATCAAAATTTCGAAGGGAATACATGGAAGGTTTCAAAATTCTAAGGGAACATAAAAACTTACTAACTGCCTACAAAACTTGAATAACCGCAACTTACAAATCTTGAAGCTGCTTTGTTCTCCACCCTTGCAGCTAAGGTTTATATCCTTTGCAGGATTGCTTTTGTTGAAAGCTTGGGCATCAGAAAACTCGATGTAGGCAATCCTGCAACATACAACAGGCTGCATTATTATGACAAGTAAACTGGAAGAATAATGTTCAAAATACGCAGCAAGTAAAGGCAAACAAGCAATAATTACATAGGTGTAACACCAGATAGAAAATTTACCAACCCCTTGCAGCATGATGGTGtcaatgaacataatcatgtacCACAGCTTCAACTGCAACCAGTTACGACACCATCTTGTAAGCAAAGAAACATCTGTAATAACCTGTGAACACAAAATTTCTGCAATAACCTGTGAACACAATAGATATAAAACTTGGAGAAAGAAGCTATAGTTCAATTTATACTTACTCCATCTGATGCCAACCCCACTGCAGTTCACTTCCCACCAGCGCAATACCTCGCAAGTATAAACTGAGTGTCAAATCCACAAATTTAAACTTAATAGTACAAATATAACCTGTTTTCTAAGCCTGTTTTCTAAGCATATTTGCATACTATACTGTTGGTTGAGTGTGGGAATGACTTCGAGTAAGTATTCAAGGGTTTTACTGTTGGTTGAGTGTGAGATAAAGTACAAGTTTTTACTTAGTTGAGCATTGGCTACAGAAAGATAGTGTTAAGTAATGCATATTACCATTCTCTAGTGTACAAATTGCTCAGTTTTTTACAATCACCTTCCTCTGGTCCAAAACCCACTTTTGACAGATTTTAGATGTACAGATTAATCCCGTTCAGATATAGAATAGTAaggaaaaatgaaacaaaacttaCGATTTTGAAATGGGTTTGTGTTCCCAAACTAGAAGGATTGAGTTCCCAACGCGACAATGTATGAAAAGCTAACTAAGTTGGATGGCTCAAGGTCTTGCAAATTTCAGTAGTAGACACACTGATATCTCCGATTACCTGACAAAACAAGAATATGATAAGCAGACAAGCAGTTGTCTTTCACAAAGTCGGGAGCAGTTATCGGGTATGTTCCATTAAAATTGTGATACTCTTGGAGTTGCAAATCATCCAAACCATGAAAATGGTTACTTAATGATTTTGAAACCTTCTCGAATTAAACAGGGAAAGAAAGTAACTGGTGGTCGTATTGTCTCACCCAGAAACAGAGACAGCAGAAGCCCAGTTGTTGTAAACCCCGTAGTCTTTTAACCTGCAACTTCATCGAGGTTCATGTCAGTTTCAAAAGTCATGTATGTGAACTATCACACACCAAATAGCTTCAAATGGGTTTGTTACGTACAGGTGAATGTCATGTAGATCAATTTCTTTAAAGAGATTAATATAAAACCGAAAGCCCTCAGCACTAACATCTCTGCACAGAAGCCCTGCATAGACAATGACAAATGAATCAGTCTTGATAATTCAAAAAGCGCAACATAAGAAAAGTTTGATTAAGTTTATCAAGGGATCCAATCAGTACCTTTTGTTTCAGCTGTTAGAAGATGCTCCTTCGCCAATGACGGGGCAATTCCTAGAGTTATTGCAGCGTCGCTTGCACTTACATCCAATCGGAGGGCCTCAGGTTTCAGTACAAGGGCCTTTATTCTGGCAAACACCTACAAGTGAAAGCATAACCGTTAGACAAACAGGATAGTGCACGGCATAGAAACCAAACCCGTCAATT
The nucleotide sequence above comes from Papaver somniferum cultivar HN1 chromosome 8, ASM357369v1, whole genome shotgun sequence. Encoded proteins:
- the LOC113306629 gene encoding vacuolar protein sorting-associated protein 36-like — encoded protein: MLRKFDSGVMVIQSKSHSDEEVFARIKALVLKPEALRLDVSASDAAITLGIAPSLAKEHLLTAETKGLLCRDVSAEGFRFYINLFKEIDLHDIHLLKDYGVYNNWASAVSVSG